The Gasterosteus aculeatus chromosome 8, fGasAcu3.hap1.1, whole genome shotgun sequence genome has a window encoding:
- the nwd1 gene encoding NACHT domain- and WD repeat-containing protein 1, producing MAEHPAAAGGGGGGGDVSLQDVLTGRIDGAQRTENGSNMIRVFVSSTFTDMSSERKALLEKAYPEVLAFCRSLGMVFEVVDLCWGIRSDSFGDHEVCEIFLQEIKSCQRISAGPAFIALLGNRYGHRTLPRVIPEKQFEVLLSKLSKSPDGVKQLNKWFLKDNNAVPPTYILQPITTHFPHYSDLRPESGSQRDENLLSWRLTETQVLQLLRSAATDAEAAGDITEEQKQLYFTSVTAQEFEQGLWKDSSEQSALLFVREIPSQRGKDGPKRFAKYLDLRGDGLLDKEVQGLLASLKSRLYATRKEILNLHCVELNKGSIDPMRKEHAQYLDAICEQFVSQMKVRIEAVVNSPVVGRRRRLWGNIEEEREEISDWVVEEVLRHATMSTKLCRSLHGREGLLGKLCCAMWESTNVHHSPLVVHGDAGMGKTALLCKVAQEMRSVFEAGVVVVIRLLSDRHPQRPDIDHVLRGVCFQICLACGLAPPSHPTANTHLELLPFFWDVLTKVSDQGDTLLIILDAVDQLSDQHHAHKLHWMPADLPPNVHLIVSMETNSEVFANMRLKLKSLASFFEVDRLSRDEGKQMMESYLLASQRTLTPAQSDGVLQVFEQTGSPLHLTLILSAAKRWTSFTLLTATHLGPNTQEMMSRLFLMLEEKHGKELVGGALGYITLARGGLLEAELRDLMSLDDDIVCEVYRYSLPPSPSLIRLPPLLWARLRRDLQDQLEERWTSGVATIAFNNRHLCEAVSARYLTSQRRGQKLKILAEYFLGRWSGKLKPVALPGLSLLLSDRKVPPQPLWFAPGLANIRKLEELPHHLLHAGLWEELRQEVIGSAEWLYCKMRVCGVSSVIRDLDQCSQYMDCTETRLIRDTLVLIKSSLDFLDGHMEPFLFYAELLARLFSLARPFSSVIGQLCSQCEESLLMCPEPVLIPKCSFLQQPGGALQHTLTGLLGGVLCVHVSVEAGLLVAGSEDGTVAVWSLADQRLVHSLLGHTGAVLSVKVVGIAAHCFSLAADGSLRRWSLIDGQQQLCIQEAVPVDSTPSSVFLHLSEELICVYTRTQVKMWKPTGAELLLLSSSDDEDDGSMVLGVLGAAVVRLGDSGLVRISHPVNESQTVETQPDSSPQRSLTPVKSVTLPKRGKVFVVSKEGFLHQISTTEKQTAVPFPLVPSLLSVTEDEKILIAGSERTLSLFNINRDSVDRFLDLQHDDNVLSGCVSSDCRLLVSGAADQLIRIWSVTTGALLDTLCGSDAPVTSVVLYYGFVVSASTAAAGVHLWNLKYDTDHKPVAHIPAGCAHVVVAKDSDRVFYVRQQNQTEVISWNNNTGCLSERLAVSAEVCCLELAQNKRLLFCGLNTGTVLIYPLALPQETLCLPPPESLSRVLCLAVSSQEKHMAVAYEDSICLFEITTRDSFPAVEGPLQRLPLSLLHAPLSSMALLSDRRLLYGTSCGEVRFHDFCNGSSSDLEAHRGRVTCVTVSNWGTRALVGSEDAVLRLWSLSPLVLDHTMEYKGFFFEGVLSAAFSESDQFVFTGSQDRTVKVWDVATGDLLYVQYVYSPVVRMVTVRSGFVALSQQGCVIREEFRCPEHVSPDYNPLRNVKARYRITSREKTGQPVQQRPGSDLEHYNPALFNLDLVGRLREKPSSACLIL from the exons ATGGCAGagcatccagcagcagcaggaggtggaggaggaggaggagacgtcaGCCTGCAGGACGTCCTGACAGGACGAATAGATGGAGCTCAGAGGACGGAGAACGGCTCCAACATGATCCGAGTGTTCGTCAGCTCCACCTTCACCG ATATGAGCAGCGAGAGGAAAGCCCTGCTGGAGAAAGCTTACCCAGAGGTCCTTGCTTTCTGTCGCAGTCTGGGGATGGTGTTTGAG gtGGTGGATCTGTGTTGGGGGATTCGAAGTGACTCTTTCGGAGACCATGAGGTCTGCGAGATCTTCCTGCAGGAGATCAAGAGCTGTCAAAGGATTTCAGCCGGTCCAGCTTTCATT GCTTTGCTGGGGAACCGGTACGGCCACCGGACTCTTCCTCGCGTCATACCGGAGAAACAGTTTGAAGTCCTTTTGTCCAAACTCTCCAAAAGTCCCGACGGCGTCAAGCAGCTGAACAAGTGGTTCTTAAAAGACAACAATGCGGTCCCGCCCACTTACATTCTTCAGCCAATCACAACTCACTTCCCCCACTACAGCGACCTCCGACCTGAGAGCGGCTCGCAGCGTGACGAAAACCTCCTCTCTTGGCGCCTCACAGAGACTCAAGTGCTGCAGCTTCTTCGCTCTGCCGCCACAGATGCTGAGGCAGCCGGTGACATCACAGAAGAGCAGAAACAACTCTACTTCACATCAG TCACGGCACAAGAGTTTGAGCAGGGTTTGTGGAAGGACAGCAGCGAACAGTCGGCTCTGCTCTTCGTGCGAGAGATTCCCAGCCAGAGAGGGAAGGACGGTCCCAAACGTTTTGCCAAGTACTTGGACCTGAGAGGGGACGGGCTTCTGGACAAAGAGGTTCAGGGACTCCTTGCCTCTCTCAAGTCCCGCCTCTACGCAACGCGGAAGGAGATCCTCAACTTGCACTGCGTGGAGCTCAACAAGGGAAGCATCGACCCCATGCGCAAAGAGCACGCCCAGTACCTGGACGCCATCTGCGAGCAGTTTGTCTCGCAGATGAAGGTCCGCATCGAAGCAGTGGTCAATTCACCGGTGGTGGGCAGGCGGAGAAGGCTCTGGGGGAACATtgaggaagaaagggaggaaatcTCCGATTGGGTGGTTGAGGAAGTTCTACGGCACGCCACCATGAGCACCAAGCTGTGCAGAAGTCTTCACGGCAGGGAGGGTCTCCTGGGTAAGCTCTGCTGCGCCATGTGGGAGTCGACCAACGTCCACCACAGCCCGCTGGTGGTGCACGGGGACGCTGGGATGGGGAAGACGGCTCTGCTGTGTAAAGTGGCGCAGGAGATGCGTAGCGTTTTTGAAGccggggtggtggtggtgatcagGCTGCTGTCCGATCGCCATCCTCAGAGACCCGACATCGATCACGTCCTCCGCGGCGTCTGCTTTCAGATATGTCTGGCTTGTGGTTTGGCTCCACCCTCACACCCGACAGCCAACACGCACCTGGAGTTGCTCCCGTTCTTCTGGGACGTCCTCACCAAGGTTTCCGACCAGGGGGACACTCTGCTCATCATCTTAGATGCTGTGGACCAGCTCTCGGACCAACATCATGCTCATAAACTCCACTGGATGCCCGCCGACCTCCCACCCAACGTCCACCTTatagtttccatggaaaccaacAGTGAGGTATTTGCTAACATGCGGTTGAAATTGAAGAGTTTGGCTAGTTTCTTTGAAGTGGATCGTTTGTCTCGAGACGAAGGAAAACAGATGATGGAGTCGTACCTGCTAGCTTCTCAGCGAACTTTGACCCCCGCGCAAAGCGACGGCGTGCTGCAGGTCTTCGAGCAGACCGGCAGTCCTCTGCACCTCACACTGATTCTGTCTGCAGCCAAACGCTGGACGTCCTTCACCCTTCTCACGGCAACGCACCTGGGGCCCAACACACAGGAAATGATGTCACGGCTCTTCTTGATGCTGGAGGAGAAACATGGGAAGGagctggtgggcggggctttagGGTACATCACTCTGGCAAG GGGAGGTTTGCTGGAGGCTGAACTGCGTGACCTCATGTCCCTGGATGATGACATCGTGTGTGAGGTGTACAGGTACTCCCTTCCTCCGTCCCCCTCGTTGATCCggctgcctcctctcctctgggcTCGTCTCAGACGGGACCTCCAGGATCAGCTGGAAGAGCGCTGGACAAGCGGAGTCGCCACCATTGCCTTCAACAACCG acatCTGTGCGAGGCAGTTTCAGCTCGGTATCTGACGTCACAGCGTCGCGGGCAGAAACTCAAGATCCTGGCGGAGTACTTCCTGGGTCGGTGGTCGGGTAAACTTAAGCCGGTTGCTCTGCCGGGCCTCTCGCTGCTGCTATCTGACAGAAAG GTCCCGCCTCAACCCTTGTGGTTTGCTCCAGGATTGGCCAACATCAGGAAACTTGAGGAGCTGCCCCATCACCTGCTGCATGCTGGTCTGTGGGAGGAGCTGCGACAGGAAGTCATTG GCAGTGCTGAGTGGCTGTACTGTAAGATGAGGGTGTGCGGGGTGTCCAGTGTGATCCGGGACCTGGACCAGTGCTCTCAGTACATGGACTGCACTGAGACCCGACTCATCCGAGACACCCTGGTCCTGATCAAATCCAGTTTGGACTTCCTGGACGGTCACATGG AACCGTTCCTCTTTTACGCTGAGCTGCTGGCCAGACTCTTCTCCTTGGCGAGGCCTTTCTCCTCTGTGATTGGTCAGCTGTGTAGTCAATGTGAGGAGAGCCTACTGATGTGTCCCGAGCCCGTCCTCATTCCTAAGTGCAGTTTCCTGCAGCAGCCAGGGGGGGCGCTACAACACACTCTGACTGGACTGCTGGGAG gtgtgctCTGTGTACACGTCAgtgtggaggcggggcttctgGTTGCAGGCTCAGAAGATGGGACGGTGGCGGTCTGGAGCCTCGCTGACCAGAGGCTCGTACACTCACTGCTGGGACACACCG GTGCAGTTCTGTCCGTCAAAGTGGTTGGCATCGCCGCCCACTGCTTCTCATTGGCTGCTGACGGTTCTCTGAGGAGGTGGAGCCTGATAGACGGCCAACAGCAGCTGTGCATCCAGGAGGCGGTGCCAGTTGACTCCACCCCTTCCTCAGTATTCCTCCACCTGTCTGAAGAGCTGATCTGTGTTTACACCAGGACACAG gtgaaGATGTGGAAGCCGACCGGagctgagctcctcctcctcagcagcagtGACGATGAGGATGACGGCTCGATGGTTCTGGGAGTTTTGGGCGCAGCGGTGGTTCGTCTTGGTGACTCTGGTCTGGTCAGAATCTCCCACCCTGTTAATGAGAGTCAAACTGTTGAGACTCAGCCGGACTCAAGCCCACAGAGAAGTTTAACTCCTGTGAAATCTGTTACATTACCCAAACGTGGGAAGGTGTTTGTGGTTTCTAAAGAAGGATTTCTTCATCAG ATTTCCACAACGGAGAAGCAGACAGCCGTCCCGTTTCCTCTGGTTCCCTCTTTGCTTTCTGTCACTGAAGATGAAAAAATACTAATAGCAG GAAGTGAGCGGACTCTGAGTCTCTTTAACATCAACCGAGACTCTGTGGACAGGTTCCTCGACCTCCAACACGACGACAACGTTTTGTCCGGCTGTGTGTCTTCGGACTGCCGACTGCTCGTCTCGGGAGCTGCTGACCAACTCATACGA ATCTGGTCGGTGACCACTGGTGCGTTGTTGGACACTCTGTGTGGTTCAGACGCCCCCGTCACTTCTGTTGTGCTTTATTACGGCTTCGTGGTGTCAGCCTCGACGGCAGCTGCCGGCGTCCATCTGTGGAATCTGAAGTACGACACCGACCACAAGCCCGTCGCCCACATCCCTGCTGGCTGCGCCCACGTCGTTGTCGCCAAAGATTCAGACCGAGTTTTTTACGTCCGGCAGCAGAACCAAACGGAGGTCATCAGCTGGAACAACAACACAG GGTGTCTATCGGAGCGATTGGCGGTCTCTGCCGAGGTCTGCTGTCTGGAGTTGGCTCAAAACAAACGGCTGCTGTTCTGCGGCCTGAACACCGGCACCGTCCTCATCTACCCCTTGGCCCTGCCCCAGGAGACGCTGTGCCTCCCCCCTCCGGAGAGCCTCTCCAGGGTGCTCTGCCTGGCCGTCAGCTCCCAGGAGAAGCACATGGCCGTGGCCTACGAGGACTCCATTTGCTTGTTCGAGATCACCACCAGGGACAGCTTCCCCGCGGTGGAGGGACCCTTGCAGCGGCTCCCCCTGTCGCTCCTCCACGCCCCACTGTCCTCCATGGCCCTGCTGTCCGACCGCAGGCTGCTGTACGGGACGAGCTGCGGGGAAGTCCGGTTCCACGACTTCTGCAACGGCAGCAGCTCGGATCTGGAGGCTCATCGCGGCCGAGTCACTTGCGTGACGGTCAGTAACTGGGGGACCCGAGCACTGGTGGGCTCCGAGGACGCCGTCCTGAGGCTGTGGAGCCTGAGCCCACTGGTCCTGGACCACACCATGGAGTACAAG GGTTTCTTCTTCG